A window of Thunnus thynnus chromosome 17, fThuThy2.1, whole genome shotgun sequence contains these coding sequences:
- the LOC137168621 gene encoding myosin heavy chain, fast skeletal muscle-like translates to MSTDAEMEAYGPAAIYLRKPEKERIEAQTAPFDAKTAFFVTDKEEMYLKGKLIKREGGKATVETTTGKTVTVKEDEIFPRNPPKFDKIEDMAMMTHLNEPCVLYNLKERFASWMIYTYSGLFCVVVNPYKWLPVYDAVVVGGYRGKKRIEAPPHIFSISDNAYQFMHTDRENQSVLITGESGAGKTVNTKRVIQYFATIAAIGAKKAEPTPGKMQGSLEDQIVAANPLLESYGNAKTVRNDNSSRFGKFIRIHFGSTGKLASADIETYLLEKSRVTFQLSAERSYHIFYQLMTGHKPEILEALLITTNPYDYPMISQGEITVKSIDDVEEFIATDTAIDILGFNAEEKMGIYKLTGAVMHHGNMHFKQKQREEQAEPEGTEVADKIAYLMGLNSADMLKALCYPRVKVGNEMVTKGQTVPQVNNAVSALCKSVYEKMFLWMVIRINEMLDTKQPRQFFIGVLDIAGFEIFDFNSLEQLCINFTNEKLQQFFNHHMFVLEQEEYKKEGIIWEFIDFGMDLAACIELIEKPMGIFSILEEECMFPKASDTSFKNKLHDQHLGKTKAFEKPKPVKGRPEAHFSLVHYAGTVDYNITGWLDKNKDPLNDSVVQLYQKASNKLLAFLYATHGAADEAAASGKKAGKKKGGSFQTVSALFRENLGKLMTNLRSTHPHFVRCLIPNESKTPGLMENFLVIHQLRCNGVLEGIRICRKGFPSRILYGDFKQRYKVLNASVIPEGQFIDNKKAAEKLLGSIDVDHTQYKFGHTKVFFKAGLLGTLEEMRDEKLASLVTMTQALCRGYLMRTEFVKMMERRDAIFTIQYNVRSFMNVKNWPWMNLYFKIKPLLKSAETEKELMKMKENYEKMQTDLATALAKKKELEEKMVSLLQEKNDLQLQVASECENLSDAEERCEGLIKSKIQLEAKLKETTERLEDEEEINAELTGKKRKLEDECSELKKDIDDLELTLAKVEKEKHATENKVKNLTEEMASQDESIAKLTKEKKALQEAHQQTLDDLQAEEDKVNTLTKSKTKLEQQVDDLEGSLEQEKKLRMDLERAKRKLEGDLKLAQESIMDLENDKQQSEEKIKKQEFETSQLLSKIEDEQSLGAQLQKKIKELQARIEELEEEIEAERAARAKVEKQRADLSRELEEISERLEEAGGATAAQIEMNKKREAEFQKLRRDLEESTLQHEATAAALRKKQADSVAELGEQIDNLQRVKQKLEKEKSEYKMEIDDLSSNMEAVAKSKGNLEKMCRTLEDQLSELKSKNDENVRQLNDLSAQRARLQTENGESSRQLEEKDALVSQLTRGKQAYTQQIEELKRHIEEEVKAKNALAHAVQSARHDCDLLREQFEEEQEAKAELQRGMSKANSEVAQWRTKYETDAIQRTEELEEAKKKLAQRLQDAEESIEAVNSKCASLEKTKQRLQGEVEDLMIDVERANALAANLDKKQRNFDKVLAEWKQKHEEGQAELEGAQKEARSLSTELFKMKNSYEEALDQLETMKRENKNLQQEISDLTEQIGETGKSIHELEKAKKTVETEKSEIQSALEEAEGTLEHEEAKILRVQLELNQIKGEVDRKLAEKDEEMEQIKRNSQRVIDSMQSTLDAEVRSRNDALRVKKKMEGDLNEMEIQLSHANRQSAEAQKQLRNVQGQLKDAQLHLDDAVRGQDDMKEQAAMVERRNGLMVAEIEELRAALEQTERGRKVAEQELVDASERVGLLHSQNTSLLNTKKKLESDFVQLQSEVDDTVQEARNAEEKAKKAITDAAMMAEELKKEQDTSAHLERMKKNLEVTVKDLQHRLDEAENLAMKGGKKQLQKLESRVRELETEVDAEQRRGADAVKGVRKYERRVKELTYQTEEDKKNVHRLQDLVDKLQLKVKAYKRQAEEAEEQANTHLSRFRKVQHELEEAQERADIAESQVNKLRAKSRDAGKSDAAE, encoded by the exons ATGAGCACAGACGCGGAGATGGAGGCCTATGGCCCGGCGGCCATCTACCTCCGGAAGCCAGAGAAGGAGAGGATTGAAGCACAAACTGCTCCTTTTGATGCCAAAACCGCCTTCTTTGTGACTGATAAGGAGGAGATGTACCTCAAGGGTAAACTTATAAAGAGAGAGGGTGGCAAAGCCACAGTCGAGACAACCACTGGAAAG ACAGTCACTGTGAAAGAAGATGAAATCTTCCCCAGGAACCCTCCAAAGTTTGATAAAATTGAGGACATGGCCATGATGACCCACCTCAACGAGCCCTGTGTGTTGTATAACCTCAAAGAGCGTTTTGCATCCTGGATGATCTAC ACCTACTCTGGGCTGTTTTGCGTTGTGGTGAATCCCTACAAATGGCTTCCAGTGTATGATGCTGTAGTTGTGGGAGGATACAGAGGCAAGAAGAGGATTGAGGCACCACCTCacatcttctccatctctgaTAATGCCTATCAGTTCATGCACACAG ATCGTGAGAACCAGTCTGTCCTGATCAC AGGAGAATCCGGTGCAGGAAAGACTGTCAACACCAAGCGTGTCATCCAGTACTTTGCAACAATTGCAGCTATTGGAGCCAAGAAGGCTGAGCCAACACCTGGCAAGATGCAG GGCTCCCTTGAGGACCAAATTGTGGCAGCCAACCCTCTGCTGGAGTCCTATGGTAATGCCAAGACTGTGAGGAATGACAACTCTTCTCGTTTT GGTAAATTCATCAGAATCCACTTTGGCTCTACTGGAAAGCTGGCTTCAGCTGATATTGAAACAT ATCTGCTGGAGAAGTCCCGTGTAACCTTCCAGCTGTCTGCTGAGAGGAGCTACCACATCTTCTATCAGCTGATGACTGGCCACAAGCCTGAGATCCTGG AGGCTCTTCTGATCACCACCAACCCCTATGACTACCCAATGATCAGTCAGGGTGAAATCACTGTCAAAAGCATTGATGATGTGGAGGAGTTCATTGCAACAGAT ACTGCTATTGACATCTTGGGCTTCAATGCTGAGGAGAAGATGGGCATCTACAAGCTGACTGGTGCTGTGATGCATCATGGCAACATGCATTTCAAGCAGAAGCAGCGTGAGGAGCAGGCTGAACCTGAAGGCACTGAAG tggCTGATAAAATCGCCTACCTCATGGGCCTGAACTCAGCTGATATGCTGAAAGCTCTGTGCTACCCCAGGGTCAAGGTCGGAAATGAGATGGTGACCAAAGGTCAGACTGTCCCACAG GTCAACAATGCTGTCAGTGCTCTGTGTAAGTCtgtctatgagaaaatgttctTGTGGATGGTCATCCGTATCAATGAGATGCTGGACACAAAGCAGCCAAGACAGTTCTTCATTGGAGTGTTGGATATCGCTGGATTTGAGATCTTTGAT TTCAACAGCTTGGAGCAACTCTGCATCAACTTCACCAATGAGAAACTGCAACAGTTCTTCAACCACCACATGTTTGTCCTGGAGCAAGAGGAGTACAAAAAAGAGGGCATTATCTGGGAGTTCATTGACTTCGGTATGGATTTGGCTGCCTGCATTGAGCTTATTGAGAAG ccaATGGGCATCTTCTCCATCCTTGAAGAGGAGTGCATGTTCCCCAAGGCCTCTGACACAAGTTTCAAGAACAAGCTGCATGATCAGCATCTTGGCAAGACCAAGGCCTTTGAGAAGCCAAAACCTGTAAAGGGCAGGCCTGAGGCTCACTTCTCCCTGGTTCACTACGCTGGTACAGTGGACTACAATATCACTGGCTGGTTGGACAAGAACAAGGACCCCCTGAATGACTCAGTTGTTCAGCTCTACCAGAAGGCCTCAAACAAACTTCTGGCCTTCCTGTATGCAACCCACGGTGCAGCTGATG AGGCCGCTGCTAGTGGCAAAAAGGCTGGAAAGAAGAAGGGTGGTTCCTTCCAGACTGTGTCTGCTCTTTTCAGG GAGAACTTGGGCAAGCTGATGACCAACTTGAGGAGCACTCACCCTCATTTTGTCCGTTGCCTGATTCCTAATGAATCAAAGACCCCAG GTCTTATGGAGAACTTCTTGGTCATCCATCAGCTGAGGTGTAACGGTGTGCTGGAAGGCATCAGAATCTGCAGAAAGGGCTTCCCCAGCAGAATCCTCTACGGTGACTTCAAGCAGAG ATACAAAGTATTGAATGCCAGCGTCATCCCTGAGGGACAGTTCATTGACAACAAGAAAGCTGCAGAGAAGCTTCTAGGCTCCATTGATGTGGATCACACTCAGTACAAGTTTGGGCACACTAAG GTGTTCTTCAAAGCTGGTCTGCTGGGTACactggaggagatgagagatgagAAACTGGCTAGTCTGGTGACCATGACTCAGGCTCTCTGCAGAGGATACCTTATGAGGACAGAGTTTGTTAAGATGATGGAGAGGAG aGATGCTATCTTCACTATTCAGTACAATGTCCGTTCATTCATGAATGTCAAAAACTGGCCATGGATGAATCTGTACTTCAAGATCAAGCCTCTTCTGAAGAGTGCTGAGACTGAGAAGGAGCTGATGAAGATGAAAGAGAACTATGAGAAGATGCAAACAGACCTGGCTACTGCCCTGGCCAAGAAGAAGGAGTTGGAGGAGAAGATGGTTTCCCTGCTGCAGGAAAAGAATGACCTGCAACTGCAAGTGGCTTCT gaaTGTGAGAACCTCTCAGATGCTGAGGAAAGGTGTGAAGGTCTGATTAAGAGCAAGATCCAACTCGAGGCCAAACTCAAAGAGACAACTGAGAGActggaagatgaagaggaaatcaATGCTGAGCTGACTGGCAAGAAGAGGAAGCTGGAGGATGAATGCTCTGAGCTGAAGAAAGATATTGATGACTTGGAGCTCACCTTGGCTAAAGTGGAGAAGGAGAAACATGCAACTGAAAACAAG GTGAAAAACCTGACAGAGGAGATGGCATCTCAAGATGAGTCTATTGCCAAGTTAACCAAGGAGAAGAAAGCCCTCCAAGAGGCTCACCAGCAAACACTGGATGATCTCCAGGCAGAGGAGGACAAAGTCAACACTCTGACCAAGTCCAAGACAAAGCTGGAACAGCAAGTGGACGAT CTTGAGGGATCACTGGAGCAAGAGAAGAAGCTCCGTATGGACCTTGAGAGAGCCAAGAGGAAGCTTGAGGGAGATCTGAAACTGGCCCAGGAATCCATAATGGATCTGGAGAATGACAAGCAGCAATCTGAGGAGAAAATCAAGAAgcaa GAGTTTGAGACCAGCCAGCTGCTCAGCAAGATTGAGGATGAACAGTCTCTTGGTGCTCAGCTTCAGAAGAAGATCAAGGAACTCCAG GCACGTATTGAGGAGCTGGAAGAAGAAATTGAGGCTGAGCGGGCTGCTCGGGCTAAGGTGGAGAAGCAGAGGGCTGACCTCTCCAGGGAACTTGAGGAGATCAGTGAGAGGCTTGAGGAAGCTGGTGGAGCAACAGCCGCTCAGATTGAGATGAACAAGAAGCGTGAGGCTGAGTTCCAGAAGCTGCGCCGTGACCTTGAAGAGTCAACCCTGCAGCATGAAGCTACCGCAGCAGCTCTCCGCAAGAAGCAGGCCGACAGTGTTGCAGAGCTGGGAGAGCAGATCGACAACCTCCAGCGTGTCAAACAGAagctggagaaggagaagagcGAGTACAAGATGGAGATTGATGACCTCTCCAGCAACATGGAGGCTGTTGCTAAATCCAAA ggGAACTTGGAAAAAATGTGCAGAACTCTTGAGGACCAGCTGAGTGAGCTTAAGTCCAAAAATGATGAGAATGTGCGCCAGCTGAATGACCTAAGTGCACAGAGGGcaagactgcagacagagaatg GTGAGTCTTCACGGCAGCTTGAGGAGAAAGACGCGCTTGTTTCCCAGCTGACCAGAGGCAAGCAGGCTTACACTCAGCAGATTGAGGAGTTGAAGAGACACATTGAGGAGGAAGTGAAG GCCAAGAATGCCCTGGCCCATGCTGTTCAGTCAGCCCGCCATGACTGTGATCTGCTCAGAGAGCAGTTTGAGGAGGAGCAAGAAGCtaaagctgagctgcagcgTGGAATGTCCAAGGCTAACAGCGAAGTGGCTCAGTGGAGAACCAAATATGAGACTGATGCTATCCAGCGcacagaggagctggaggaggccaA GAAAAAGCTTGCCCAGCGTCTGCAGGATGCTGAGGAGTCCATTGAGGCTGTGAACTCAAAGTGTGCCTCTTTGGAGAAGACCAAGCAGAGGCTACAGGGTGAGGTGGAGGACCTCATGATTGATGTAGAGAGAGCTAATGCTCTGGCTGCCAACCTTGACAAGAAGCAGAGGAACTTTGATAAG GTCCTTGCAGAatggaaacagaaacatgaggAGGGCCAGGCAGAGCTGGAAGGAGCCCAGAAGGAGGCTCGCTCTCTCAGCACTGAACTGTTCAAGATGAAGAACTCTTATGAGGAGGCTCTGGATCAGCTGGAGACcatgaagagagagaacaagaaccTGCAGC AGGAGATCTCAGACCTGACTGAACAGATTGGTGAGACCGGAAAGAGCATCCATGAGCTGGAGAAAGCCAAGAAGACTGTGGAGACTGAGAAGTCTGAAATTCAGTCAGCACTGGAGGAAGCAGAG GGCACACTGGAGCATGAGGAAGCCAAGATTCTCCGTGTTCAGCTTGAGCTTAACCAGATCAAAGGTGAGGTTGACAGGAAGCTTGCAGAAAAGGACGAGGAGATGGAGCAGATCAAGAGGAACAGCCAGAGGGTGATTGACTCCATGCAGAGCACTCTCGATGCTGAGGTCAGGAGCAGGAATGATGCCCTGAGAGTTaagaagaagatggagggaGACCTGAATGAGATGGAGATTCAGCTGAGCCATGCCAACAGGCAGTCTGCTGAAGCCCAGAAACAACTGAGGAATGTCCAGGGACAGCTCAAG GATGCCCAACTGCACCTCGATGATGCTGTCAGAGGACAGGACGACATGAAGGAGCAGGCTGCCATGGTGGAGCGCAGAAATGGCCTGATGGTGGCTGAGAttgaggagctgagagctgctctggagcagacagagagaggacgcAAAGTGGCTGAGCAGGAGTTGGTTGATGCTAGTGAACGTGTCGGATTGCTTCACTCTCAG aaCACCAGTCTTCTGAACACCAAGAAGAAGTTGGAGTCTGACTTTGTGCAGCTTCAGAGTGAAGTGGACGACACTGTTCAAGAAGCAAGAAATGCTGAGGAGAAAGCCAAAAAGGCTATCACTGAT GCTGCCATGATGgctgaggagctgaagaaggagCAGGACACCAGTGCTCAcctggagaggatgaagaagaaccTGGAGGTCACAGTCAAGGACCTGCAGCACCGTCTGGATGAGGCTGAGAACCTTGCCATGAAGGGTGGCAAGAAGCAGCTCCAGAAACTGGAATCAAGA GTCCGTGAACTGGAAACCGAAGTTGATGCCGAGCAGAGACGTGGAGCTGATGCTGTTAAGGGAGTCCGCAAATATGAGAGGAGAGTGAAGGAGTTGACTTACCAG ACTGAGGAGGACAAGAAGAATGTGCATAGACTTCAGGATCTGGTGGATAAGCTGCAGCTCAAAGTGAAGGCTTACAAGAGACAGGCTGAGGAGGCT GAGGAGCAGGCCAACACTCACTTGTCTAGATTCAGGAAGGTCCAGCATGAGCTTGAGGAAGCTCAGGAGCGCGCTGACATCGCTGAGTCCCAGGTCAACAAGCTGAGAGCCAAGAGCCGTGATGCTGGAAAG TCTGACGCTGCTGAATAA